In a single window of the Aridibaculum aurantiacum genome:
- the recR gene encoding recombination mediator RecR produces MQLPSSLLENAVNEFAKLPGIGKKTALRLVLHLLKQEPETVQQFGDSISRMRQEIKFCQRCANISDGDICSICANSMRNQQIICVVENIRDVIAIESTQQFNGTYHVLGGVISPLDGIGPDQLNIDTLVQRIQTEEVKELVFALNPNIQGDTTIYYIQKKLQHTTCTITTIARGIAFGGELEYADEMTLARSITNRLPVGQYVK; encoded by the coding sequence ATGCAGCTCCCGTCTTCCTTATTAGAAAATGCAGTGAATGAATTTGCCAAACTTCCGGGTATTGGAAAGAAGACTGCGCTCAGGCTTGTGCTGCATTTGTTAAAACAAGAGCCTGAAACGGTACAGCAGTTTGGCGACAGCATTAGCCGCATGCGGCAGGAGATAAAATTCTGCCAGCGCTGCGCCAACATCAGCGACGGCGATATCTGTTCTATCTGCGCCAACAGCATGCGCAACCAGCAGATCATTTGCGTGGTTGAAAACATTAGGGATGTGATAGCCATAGAAAGCACCCAACAATTCAATGGCACTTACCATGTACTAGGCGGTGTTATCTCACCGCTTGATGGTATTGGCCCCGACCAGCTGAACATTGATACGCTGGTTCAACGGATACAAACAGAGGAAGTGAAGGAGTTGGTGTTTGCACTTAACCCAAACATACAAGGCGATACTACCATCTACTATATTCAGAAAAAACTACAGCACACCACCTGCACCATTACAACTATAGCCCGTGGTATAGCCTTTGGTGGCGAGCTGGAATACGCCGATGAGATGACACTTGCCCGCAGCATTACCAACCGCTTGCCGGTTGGGCAATATGTAAAATAG